In Sporichthya polymorpha DSM 43042, a genomic segment contains:
- the rplS gene encoding 50S ribosomal protein L19 translates to MHTLDDVDAAYLRSDIPDFRPGDTLKVSVRVVEGNRSRIQVFQGVVIRRQGSGLRESFTVRKLSFGVGVERTFPVNTPSIDKIEVVTRGDVRRAKLYYLRDLRGKAAKIKEKRDAVPAK, encoded by the coding sequence ATGCACACGCTCGATGACGTCGATGCCGCCTACCTGCGCTCCGACATCCCCGACTTCCGACCCGGCGACACCCTGAAGGTGTCCGTCCGCGTCGTCGAGGGCAACCGGTCCCGCATCCAGGTGTTCCAGGGCGTCGTGATCCGCCGCCAGGGCAGCGGCCTGCGGGAGAGCTTCACCGTCCGCAAGCTCAGCTTCGGCGTGGGCGTCGAGCGCACGTTCCCGGTCAACACCCCGTCGATCGACAAGATCGAGGTCGTCACCCGCGGTGACGTCCGGCGCGCGAAGCTGTACTACCTCCGCGATCTGCGTGGCAAGGCCGCGAAGATCAAGGAGAAGCGCGACGCCGTTCCCGCCAAGTAG
- the lepB gene encoding signal peptidase I: MTEPVDPGRPGDPTGRPGGNEPVEGVEPMGTASEGVSDGAAAGDGDALPPPPSRAARRAGDGADDGTEPTAGRRVGQSSSLMRELPILVFVALALALLIKTFLVQAFFIPSDSMENTLLQGDRVLVNKFASHFGDVKRGEVVVFRDPGGWLPAGAEDEGGNPILKGIKDVFVFVGLLPSSSEKDLIKRVVGVPGDKVACCTNGKITVNGIPIDEPYIYPGDKPSDRQFSVTVPPNRLWVMGDHRSLSADSRVHMSDPGNGTIPADNVVGRAFVLVWPLDRWSTLGVPDTFKRKELDDAAVAVSSLGLVTLVPLALVRRRRVGRPDRVTHDVDAA; encoded by the coding sequence GTGACTGAGCCGGTCGATCCGGGCAGGCCCGGCGACCCGACCGGCCGCCCGGGCGGGAACGAGCCGGTCGAGGGCGTGGAGCCCATGGGCACTGCGTCCGAGGGTGTGTCCGACGGTGCCGCTGCCGGTGACGGCGATGCGCTCCCGCCGCCGCCGAGCCGGGCCGCCCGCCGGGCGGGGGACGGTGCCGACGACGGCACCGAGCCGACCGCCGGCCGTCGCGTCGGGCAGTCCTCCAGCCTGATGCGCGAGCTGCCGATCCTGGTCTTCGTGGCGCTGGCGCTCGCCCTGCTCATCAAGACGTTCCTCGTGCAGGCGTTCTTCATCCCGTCGGACTCGATGGAGAACACCCTGCTGCAGGGGGACCGGGTCCTGGTGAACAAGTTCGCGTCACACTTCGGCGACGTGAAGCGGGGCGAGGTCGTCGTGTTCCGCGACCCCGGCGGCTGGCTGCCCGCCGGCGCGGAGGACGAGGGTGGCAACCCGATCCTCAAGGGCATCAAGGACGTCTTCGTCTTCGTCGGCCTCCTCCCCTCCAGCAGCGAGAAGGACCTGATCAAGCGGGTGGTCGGCGTGCCGGGCGACAAGGTCGCCTGTTGCACGAACGGGAAGATCACGGTCAACGGGATCCCGATCGACGAGCCGTACATCTATCCGGGCGACAAACCGTCGGACCGTCAGTTCAGCGTGACGGTCCCGCCGAACCGGCTCTGGGTGATGGGCGACCACCGCTCGCTCTCCGCCGACTCGCGCGTCCACATGTCCGACCCCGGCAACGGCACGATCCCCGCGGACAACGTGGTCGGCCGTGCGTTCGTCCTCGTCTGGCCGCTGGACCGTTGGTCGACCCTCGGGGTGCCCGACACGTTCAAGCGCAAGGAGCTCGACGACGCCGCGGTCGCGGTCTCCTCGCTCGGGCTCGTGACGCTGGTACCGCTGGCGCTGGTCCGCCGGCGCCGGGTGGGACGCCCGGATCGAGTGACCCATGACGTCGACGCCGCCTGA
- the lepB gene encoding signal peptidase I produces the protein MTSTPPDGGEHPNPGTDPATPGPDRGTPAPSIFGAGDPNSEYVPIPPVPNLPPPNVPPTALPPVVPAPQYAAPPDPPPASRYAVPPPAAPPAAPPAYPGDDMPRRPTQRRAVRRAPEEPLPEPVEHGPEVGRPSAWLREIPILVAVALGIALLVKTFLVQAFFIPSESMENTLLTGDRVLVNKFADRFGGDVKRGQVVVFKDPGGWLDSGQDETTGNPIVRGLKDVFSFVGLLPSQSEKDLIKRVIGVPGDKVACCDSEGRVTVNGVPLEEPYLYPGDRPSDREFSVTVPPNRLWVMGDHRSDSADSRSHMDGPGNGTIPTENVVGRAFVLVWPINRWDVLSVPSTFQRPEIDDAGLATSAVGLAVLGPLAFARRRRPAVDEDRGGS, from the coding sequence ATGACGTCGACGCCGCCTGACGGGGGCGAGCACCCGAACCCTGGCACCGACCCCGCCACCCCGGGGCCGGACCGCGGTACGCCCGCGCCCAGCATCTTCGGGGCGGGCGACCCGAACTCCGAGTACGTCCCGATCCCGCCGGTGCCGAACCTGCCTCCGCCGAACGTCCCGCCGACGGCCCTGCCGCCGGTGGTCCCGGCGCCGCAGTACGCCGCCCCACCGGACCCGCCGCCGGCCTCGCGGTACGCGGTGCCCCCGCCGGCTGCCCCGCCGGCTGCCCCGCCGGCGTACCCGGGCGACGACATGCCGCGCCGGCCCACGCAGCGCCGGGCGGTGCGCCGTGCCCCGGAGGAGCCGCTGCCGGAGCCGGTCGAGCACGGTCCCGAGGTGGGCCGCCCGTCCGCGTGGCTGCGCGAGATCCCGATCCTCGTCGCCGTCGCCCTCGGCATCGCGCTGCTGGTGAAGACGTTCCTGGTGCAGGCGTTCTTCATCCCGTCGGAGTCGATGGAGAACACCCTGCTGACCGGCGACCGCGTGCTGGTGAACAAGTTCGCCGACCGCTTCGGCGGGGACGTGAAGCGCGGGCAGGTCGTCGTCTTCAAGGACCCGGGCGGCTGGCTGGACTCCGGCCAGGACGAGACCACGGGCAACCCGATCGTGCGCGGGCTCAAGGACGTGTTCTCGTTCGTCGGACTGCTGCCCTCGCAGAGCGAGAAGGACCTCATCAAACGCGTCATCGGCGTCCCGGGTGACAAGGTCGCGTGCTGTGACTCCGAGGGCCGGGTCACCGTCAACGGCGTGCCGCTCGAGGAGCCGTACCTGTACCCGGGGGACCGGCCCTCGGACCGGGAGTTCTCGGTGACCGTGCCGCCGAACCGGCTCTGGGTGATGGGCGACCACCGCTCGGACTCCGCCGACTCGCGCTCGCACATGGACGGCCCCGGCAACGGCACGATCCCCACCGAGAACGTCGTGGGCCGCGCGTTCGTGCTCGTGTGGCCGATCAACCGCTGGGACGTGCTCAGCGTCCCGTCGACGTTTCAGCGGCCCGAGATCGACGACGCCGGCCTCGCCACCTCGGCCGTCGGCCTCGCCGTCCTCGGCCCGCTGGCGTTCGCCCGCCGACGACGCCCGGCGGTGGACGAAGATCGGGGCGGGAGCTGA
- a CDS encoding RNA-binding protein — protein MLEDALDHLVRGIVEHPDDVRVRERNQRNGKVLEVRVHPDDLGKVIGRSGRTATALRTVISALGGRNIRVDLVDQRGR, from the coding sequence GTGCTCGAGGACGCCCTCGACCACCTCGTGCGCGGCATCGTCGAGCACCCCGACGACGTGCGCGTCCGCGAGCGCAACCAGCGCAACGGCAAGGTCCTCGAGGTCCGGGTCCACCCCGACGACCTCGGCAAGGTGATCGGCCGCTCCGGCCGCACCGCGACCGCCCTGCGCACCGTCATCTCCGCCCTCGGCGGCCGCAACATCCGCGTCGATCTGGTCGATCAGCGCGGTCGGTAA
- a CDS encoding ribonuclease HII: protein MIVLPRGTAVRRDSGLYGYERALARCGLAPVAGADEAGRGACAGPLVAAAVILPEGKRGEVPGLADSKLLRPAAREKVYEQVRRRAAAVSVVVIPPDEIDRVGLHRSNVAALRRALARLTLPAGYVLTDGFPVAGLGVPGLAVWKGDRVAACIAAASVVAKVTRDRMMAELHEQYPQYGFDEHKGYCTAEHNAALAAHGPCAHHRFSYVNVRTAAGLRVTAGTVDDNALIAEEMGEGEYR, encoded by the coding sequence CTGATCGTGCTCCCGCGAGGAACCGCGGTCCGGAGGGACTCCGGGCTCTACGGCTACGAACGCGCGCTGGCCCGCTGCGGCCTCGCGCCGGTCGCCGGTGCCGACGAGGCCGGGCGGGGCGCCTGCGCGGGGCCGCTGGTCGCGGCGGCCGTGATCCTGCCCGAGGGCAAGCGCGGCGAGGTTCCCGGCCTGGCCGACTCGAAGCTGCTGCGTCCGGCGGCCCGCGAGAAGGTCTACGAGCAGGTGCGGCGTCGCGCCGCCGCGGTGAGCGTCGTCGTCATCCCGCCGGACGAGATCGACCGGGTCGGGCTGCACCGGTCCAACGTCGCGGCGCTGCGCCGCGCGCTGGCCAGGTTGACGCTCCCGGCCGGCTACGTGCTGACCGACGGGTTCCCGGTCGCCGGGCTCGGCGTCCCCGGTCTCGCGGTCTGGAAGGGCGACCGGGTCGCCGCGTGCATCGCCGCGGCGTCGGTGGTGGCGAAGGTGACACGCGACCGGATGATGGCGGAGCTGCACGAGCAGTACCCGCAGTACGGGTTCGACGAGCACAAGGGCTACTGCACCGCCGAGCACAACGCGGCGCTCGCGGCCCACGGGCCCTGTGCGCACCACCGGTTCTCGTACGTGAACGTCCGGACCGCGGCGGGCCTGCGGGTGACCGCCGGGACGGTCGACGACAATGCGCTGATCGCCGAGGAGATGGGGGAGGGGGAGTACCGATGA
- a CDS encoding heparinase II/III domain-containing protein, which translates to MAGTVALALLGGLAVSEPAVADDKPVNILAEDPVTVFGADVLGCEDDVDSKPGAADRLLNGTLHLSPFGPVSVRKDGNFNWALDPFDHPSWASRYRSLRWVEPLIDESLNPERSAAERSRFREHAQKIIQDWVKDNPPNAKQKVRFLWDDPTAVALRSAFLLCAKRSLGGSAWLHKTIDDHATFLRKHWSGAWNHGTMEALALYRIGCLESNREALRIGRSRLVGSFESRNNRFGPALDNQGVTNEQAVGYAEFTYQLWHEVMRTFRTCGDSVPKVMRTRVAKAEAFVTAAIQPDGNLVQLGDTFARPVEIEPGTTIEYAATLGAKGPRPTKLVSVFKRGYVFGRSGWGTTRPFTQESFYSLRFGPDLQVHGHLDHTSMTYFARGLPMLVDSGHNGYKAGAQRSFLRSPAAHNVLEVAGVQARDVATALTRKVVRTRWQSYTMTDRAFGFSRTRNVLFTQGPDIAVVHDSTGAADRSRTFRQLWHLAPTMDVRRARNGVAKATPRNGTDARLWLIPVRLGSGGKTQVVKGRTRPRQGWVSEQVLQARKAPVVEMTSKGRSARMLTVIVPAAKSAKVRTSVKNLGKGAKLLTVRIDGKAYTFRVASSGALTRV; encoded by the coding sequence GTGGCCGGCACGGTGGCGCTGGCGCTGCTGGGAGGCCTGGCCGTCTCCGAGCCGGCGGTGGCCGACGACAAGCCGGTCAACATCCTCGCTGAGGACCCGGTCACCGTCTTCGGTGCCGACGTGCTCGGCTGCGAGGACGACGTCGACAGCAAGCCCGGCGCGGCCGACCGGCTGCTGAACGGGACGCTGCACCTGTCCCCGTTCGGACCCGTGTCCGTGCGCAAGGACGGCAACTTCAACTGGGCTCTCGACCCGTTCGACCACCCGTCGTGGGCCTCGCGCTACCGCAGCCTGCGCTGGGTGGAGCCGCTGATCGACGAGTCGCTGAACCCGGAGCGCTCCGCGGCCGAGCGGTCACGCTTCCGGGAGCACGCGCAGAAGATCATTCAGGACTGGGTGAAGGACAACCCGCCGAACGCGAAGCAGAAGGTTCGGTTTCTCTGGGACGACCCGACCGCGGTGGCGCTGCGCAGCGCCTTCCTGCTGTGCGCGAAGCGGTCCCTGGGTGGCTCGGCCTGGTTGCACAAGACGATCGACGACCACGCCACCTTCCTGCGCAAGCACTGGTCCGGGGCCTGGAACCACGGGACGATGGAGGCGCTCGCGCTCTACCGGATCGGGTGCCTGGAGTCGAACCGCGAGGCGCTGCGGATCGGGCGCTCGCGCCTGGTCGGCTCGTTCGAGAGCAGGAACAACCGCTTCGGGCCCGCCCTCGACAACCAGGGTGTGACCAACGAGCAGGCCGTCGGGTACGCCGAGTTCACCTACCAGCTCTGGCACGAGGTGATGCGGACGTTCCGCACCTGCGGCGACAGCGTCCCGAAGGTGATGCGGACGCGCGTCGCGAAGGCGGAGGCGTTCGTCACCGCCGCCATCCAGCCGGACGGGAACCTCGTCCAGCTCGGTGACACGTTCGCGCGGCCCGTCGAGATCGAGCCGGGCACGACGATCGAGTACGCCGCGACGCTCGGCGCCAAGGGCCCGCGTCCGACCAAGCTCGTCTCGGTGTTCAAGCGGGGTTACGTCTTCGGCCGCAGCGGGTGGGGGACCACGCGCCCGTTCACGCAGGAGTCGTTCTACAGCCTGCGCTTCGGCCCGGACCTGCAGGTGCACGGGCACCTCGACCACACCTCGATGACCTACTTCGCCCGCGGCCTGCCGATGCTCGTCGACTCCGGGCACAACGGCTACAAGGCGGGCGCGCAGCGGTCGTTCCTGCGGTCGCCGGCGGCGCACAACGTGCTCGAGGTCGCCGGGGTGCAGGCCCGGGACGTCGCCACCGCGCTCACCCGCAAGGTCGTCCGCACGCGCTGGCAGTCGTACACGATGACCGACCGGGCGTTTGGGTTCTCCCGGACCCGCAACGTGTTGTTCACCCAGGGGCCGGACATCGCGGTCGTGCACGACAGCACCGGGGCGGCGGACCGTTCGCGGACCTTCCGGCAGCTCTGGCACCTGGCTCCGACCATGGACGTCCGGCGCGCCCGGAACGGCGTCGCCAAGGCCACCCCGCGCAACGGCACGGACGCGCGGCTGTGGCTGATCCCGGTCCGCCTCGGCAGTGGCGGGAAGACTCAGGTCGTCAAGGGCCGCACCCGCCCGCGCCAGGGCTGGGTCTCGGAGCAGGTGCTCCAGGCCCGCAAGGCCCCGGTCGTGGAGATGACGTCGAAGGGCCGCTCGGCACGGATGCTGACCGTGATCGTTCCCGCCGCGAAGTCGGCGAAGGTCAGGACGTCCGTGAAGAACCTCGGCAAGGGCGCGAAGCTCCTGACCGTCCGCATCGACGGCAAGGCCTACACGTTCCGCGTCGCCTCCAGCGGGGCCCTCACCCGGGTCTGA
- a CDS encoding DUF2469 domain-containing protein has product MSAEDLEKYETEMELQLYKEYRDVVGLFAYVVETERRFYLTNHVDLQVRADAGETYFEVSMTDAWVWDMYRPARFVKNVKVVTFKDVNVEELAKAELELPKD; this is encoded by the coding sequence ATGAGCGCCGAGGATCTCGAGAAGTACGAGACCGAGATGGAACTCCAGCTCTACAAGGAGTACCGCGACGTCGTCGGGCTATTCGCCTACGTCGTCGAGACCGAGCGCCGGTTCTACCTGACCAACCACGTCGACCTGCAGGTCCGCGCGGACGCCGGGGAGACCTACTTCGAGGTGTCGATGACCGACGCCTGGGTCTGGGACATGTACCGCCCGGCGCGGTTCGTGAAGAACGTCAAGGTCGTCACCTTCAAGGACGTCAACGTGGAGGAGCTCGCCAAGGCCGAGCTCGAACTGCCGAAGGACTGA
- a CDS encoding YraN family protein produces MRAKDALGRYGEDVASRYLTEAGLVVLERNWRCPAGEIDIVARDGGALVVCEVKTRRNDLFGGPYAGITPAKLQRLRRLAATYVRALGVHVPEIRVDVVAVWASGRGAARVEHLRGVQ; encoded by the coding sequence GTGCGGGCGAAGGACGCGTTGGGGCGGTACGGGGAGGACGTGGCCTCCCGGTACCTGACCGAGGCCGGGCTGGTGGTGCTGGAGCGCAACTGGCGCTGCCCGGCGGGGGAGATCGACATCGTCGCGCGGGACGGCGGGGCGCTCGTCGTGTGCGAGGTGAAGACGCGGCGAAACGACCTGTTCGGCGGTCCCTACGCCGGCATCACCCCGGCGAAGTTGCAGCGGCTGCGGCGGCTGGCCGCGACGTACGTCCGTGCGCTCGGCGTGCACGTGCCCGAGATCCGCGTCGACGTCGTCGCGGTGTGGGCCTCGGGGCGCGGCGCCGCCCGCGTCGAACACCTGCGGGGCGTCCAGTGA
- the trmD gene encoding tRNA (guanosine(37)-N1)-methyltransferase TrmD, producing the protein MRVDVIGIFPEYLAPLDLSIVGRARTAGLLDVVAHDLRDWTHDVHRTVDDTPYGGGAGMVMKPEPWGEALDAVLAGGPPDARARLVVPTPGGRPFTQELAESYAALPWLVFACGRYEGIDARVAAHAADRVEVDAVDEVSLGDYVLAGGEVAVLVIVEAVARLLPGVLGNPASLAEESHTGGLLEYPVFTKPPAWRGREVPEILRSGDHGRIARWRRDSALRRTAAVRPDLIRALEPVTLDRADLATLAEAGWEPGEDGRFRPSTPGVSD; encoded by the coding sequence ATGCGCGTCGACGTGATCGGCATCTTCCCCGAGTACCTGGCTCCCCTGGACCTCTCGATCGTCGGACGCGCGCGGACGGCCGGCCTGCTCGACGTCGTCGCCCACGACCTGCGGGACTGGACGCACGACGTGCACCGCACCGTCGACGACACGCCGTACGGCGGTGGTGCCGGCATGGTGATGAAGCCCGAGCCGTGGGGCGAGGCCCTCGACGCCGTGCTGGCCGGCGGTCCGCCCGACGCCCGCGCCCGGCTCGTGGTGCCGACGCCCGGCGGCCGGCCGTTCACGCAGGAGCTCGCGGAGTCCTACGCGGCCCTGCCCTGGCTGGTGTTCGCCTGCGGCCGCTACGAGGGCATCGACGCCCGGGTGGCGGCGCACGCCGCGGACCGGGTCGAGGTCGACGCCGTCGACGAGGTCTCGCTCGGTGACTACGTCCTCGCGGGCGGTGAGGTCGCTGTCCTGGTGATCGTCGAGGCGGTGGCCCGCCTCCTGCCGGGTGTCCTCGGTAACCCGGCCTCGCTGGCGGAGGAGTCCCACACCGGCGGGCTGCTGGAGTACCCCGTGTTCACCAAGCCGCCGGCGTGGCGGGGCCGGGAGGTCCCGGAGATTCTGCGCTCGGGCGATCACGGGCGCATCGCCCGCTGGCGCCGGGACTCCGCGCTGCGCCGGACCGCTGCGGTCCGGCCCGACCTGATCCGGGCGCTGGAACCGGTTACCCTCGACCGCGCCGACCTGGCCACGCTCGCGGAGGCGGGCTGGGAACCGGGGGAGGACGGCCGGTTTCGTCCGTCGACCCCTGGTGTGTCAGACTGA
- the lepB gene encoding signal peptidase I — protein MDTDSDTDRDDDRPADADVDALTAVRSRPTSHRRAAPPRRAPAGSRSSRRAGPEPEPPLGRAELRAARRRQLRRVQAAVVVGLLVLMTTVRGFLFQAFSIPSVSMEPTLHVGDRVLVNKLSYDVGSVQRGQVVVFDGAGSFVPERDDPGFFGRILGALGLNNGQDDYVKRVIGLPGDRVACCDAQGRLTINGISLDEPYLFPMDLPSRDKFDVLVPPGRVWVMGDHRSRSADSRAHLADPGGGTVPIDKIVGRAVAIVWPLGRAGWLPVPESFEGLTNGGAAGD, from the coding sequence ATGGACACGGACAGCGACACCGACCGCGACGACGACCGCCCGGCGGACGCTGACGTGGACGCGTTGACCGCGGTCCGCAGCCGGCCCACCTCGCACCGCCGCGCCGCCCCGCCGCGGCGTGCGCCGGCGGGGTCACGGTCCTCCCGACGGGCCGGCCCCGAGCCGGAGCCTCCGCTCGGGCGCGCCGAGCTGCGGGCGGCCCGCCGGCGCCAGCTCCGCCGGGTCCAGGCGGCGGTCGTCGTCGGCCTGCTGGTGCTGATGACGACGGTCCGGGGCTTCCTGTTCCAGGCCTTCTCGATCCCGTCGGTGTCGATGGAGCCGACGCTGCACGTCGGTGACCGGGTCCTGGTCAACAAGCTCTCCTACGACGTGGGGTCCGTGCAGCGCGGCCAGGTGGTCGTGTTCGACGGCGCCGGCAGCTTCGTCCCCGAGCGGGACGACCCGGGCTTCTTCGGCCGCATCCTCGGCGCGCTCGGCCTGAACAACGGCCAGGACGACTACGTCAAGCGAGTGATCGGGCTGCCGGGGGACCGGGTCGCGTGCTGCGACGCGCAGGGCCGGCTGACGATCAACGGCATTTCGCTCGACGAGCCCTACCTGTTCCCGATGGACCTTCCGTCCCGGGACAAGTTCGATGTCCTGGTTCCGCCCGGGCGCGTCTGGGTGATGGGTGACCATCGGAGCCGCTCCGCTGACTCACGTGCCCACCTTGCGGACCCCGGCGGCGGTACTGTTCCCATCGACAAGATCGTGGGACGCGCCGTGGCGATCGTCTGGCCTCTCGGCCGGGCGGGGTGGTTACCCGTTCCCGAGAGCTTCGAAGGGCTGACGAATGGAGGGGCCGCCGGTGACTGA
- the rimM gene encoding ribosome maturation factor RimM (Essential for efficient processing of 16S rRNA), translating into MQLVVGRIGRPHGVRGELTVEVRTDSPERRFAPGSSLLTDPESAGPLKVTGARWHSGRLLLTFAGVGDRTEAGRLRNVRLVVEIPDDETPEDPEDFYDHQLVGLGVVDDAGTDLGTVTEVLHLPSQELLAVRTPDGREVLVPFVLEIVPEVDLAAKRVRVTPPPGLFADVPED; encoded by the coding sequence ATGCAGCTCGTCGTCGGGCGCATCGGGCGCCCGCACGGCGTGCGCGGTGAGCTCACCGTCGAGGTCCGCACCGACTCCCCGGAACGGCGTTTCGCGCCGGGGAGTTCGCTGTTGACCGACCCGGAGTCCGCGGGCCCGCTGAAGGTCACCGGCGCCCGCTGGCACAGCGGGCGCCTGCTGCTCACGTTCGCCGGCGTCGGGGACCGCACCGAGGCCGGGAGGCTGCGTAACGTCCGGCTCGTGGTCGAGATCCCGGACGACGAGACGCCCGAGGACCCCGAGGACTTCTACGACCACCAGCTCGTCGGGCTGGGCGTGGTCGACGACGCCGGGACCGACCTGGGCACGGTCACCGAGGTGCTGCACCTGCCCTCGCAGGAGCTCCTCGCCGTCCGCACCCCGGACGGCCGTGAGGTGCTGGTGCCGTTCGTTCTCGAGATCGTCCCCGAGGTCGACCTCGCGGCGAAGCGGGTGCGCGTGACCCCGCCGCCCGGGCTGTTCGCCGACGTGCCGGAGGACTGA